One Cohnella candidum genomic region harbors:
- a CDS encoding endo-1,4-beta-xylanase encodes MRRRIKQAISSLLAAALLGPALWLTPVAQAETDPTETVTVYHEAFAGGQGAATPSGGASLTAVTGKAFDGNADGAALYVSNRVNNWDAVDFRFADLGLQNGKTYTVTLTGYVDAGVTVPAGAQTWLQTVNGYGWLAGADFAAGSAFTMTKEFTVDTSKDSALRVQSNDAGAGVPFYIGDILITEKTASGGGGSNDRPPALPFNTITFEDQTAGGFAGRAGTETLTVTNEANHTAGGSYSLKVENRTAAWHGPSLRIEKYVDLGFEYTLSVWVKLLSPDSSQLQLSTQIGDGSSASYNNVLGKTITTADGWVLYQGTYRYNNAGGEYLTLYVESSNNGTASYYIDDVSLVRGSGPIGIQKDLIPIKDAYQNDFLIGNAVSSADLDGVRLELLKMHHNAVTAENTMKPDSLQPTKGDFTFDGADAIVDKARAEGLNVHGHVLVWHQQTPAWMNTAQDAQNNTVPLGRDEALGNMRTHIRTVMEHFGSKVISWDVVNEAMNDNPANPSDWQSALRRSPWYQAVGPDYVEQAFLAAREVLNDHPDWDIKLYYNDYNDDNQNKAQAIYSMVKALNDKYAETHPGKKLIDGIGMQGHYNINTNPDNVKLSLEKFISLGVEVSVSELDVQAGSNGQLTEKQAVAQGYLYAQLFKLYKAHADHIARVTFWGLNDATSWRAESSPLPFDKNLQAKPAYYGILDPDKFIAEHPPESTQANQATAGFATPVVDGTVDAVWSRTPEMPINRYQTAWQGAAGTAKALWDNQNLYVLIQVSDAQLDKGSLNPWEQDSVEIFVDQNNAKTSFYQDDDGQYRVNFDNETSFNPPALADGFVSATHVNGMNYTVEVKIPLKSVTPANGLKLGFDVQINDAKDGARQSVAAWNDTTGTGYMDTSVYGELTLKAPPAAPTDLTLTAASSTSIALDWSYASGAPVTFSVFRATAADGPFTEAAANLNDSAFTDTNLQPDTKYYYYVKASDGTTVSQPSLTVSGRTLLAPVGHLAAAALNHQVIRLDWDRIQPAAAYAVYRSTAADGPYTKIADRLSASQYVDNQLEPSTIYYYKVVAIAGNNRSEAASAQAATPAKPGKPQR; translated from the coding sequence ATGAGGAGAAGAATCAAGCAAGCGATCAGCAGCCTACTTGCCGCGGCTTTGCTCGGCCCGGCGCTATGGCTGACTCCCGTCGCGCAGGCGGAAACCGATCCGACGGAAACCGTTACGGTGTACCACGAAGCGTTCGCGGGAGGCCAAGGAGCCGCAACGCCATCGGGCGGTGCGAGCCTGACGGCGGTGACCGGCAAAGCGTTTGACGGCAATGCGGACGGCGCGGCGCTCTACGTGAGCAACCGCGTGAACAACTGGGATGCCGTCGATTTCAGGTTCGCCGACCTCGGCCTGCAGAACGGCAAAACCTACACGGTCACCCTCACCGGTTACGTAGATGCCGGAGTGACGGTGCCGGCGGGCGCGCAAACCTGGCTGCAGACGGTGAACGGCTACGGCTGGCTGGCCGGGGCGGATTTCGCCGCCGGATCGGCGTTCACGATGACCAAAGAATTCACCGTGGATACGAGCAAGGATAGCGCGCTTCGCGTCCAATCGAACGATGCCGGAGCGGGCGTTCCGTTCTACATCGGGGATATCCTGATCACCGAGAAGACCGCTTCGGGCGGTGGAGGAAGTAACGACAGACCTCCGGCATTGCCGTTCAACACGATTACGTTCGAAGACCAAACGGCGGGCGGCTTCGCCGGCCGGGCCGGTACCGAAACGCTGACCGTCACGAACGAAGCCAACCATACGGCAGGCGGCTCCTATTCGCTCAAAGTGGAGAACAGAACCGCCGCTTGGCACGGTCCGTCGCTGCGAATCGAGAAATACGTGGATCTCGGCTTCGAATACACGCTCTCGGTGTGGGTGAAGCTGCTCTCCCCCGATAGCTCGCAGCTCCAATTGTCCACTCAGATCGGCGACGGAAGCAGCGCCAGCTATAACAACGTTTTGGGCAAAACGATCACGACCGCCGACGGATGGGTGCTGTACCAAGGCACGTATCGGTATAACAACGCGGGCGGCGAGTATCTAACCCTTTACGTGGAGAGCTCGAACAACGGCACGGCTTCTTACTACATCGACGATGTCAGCCTCGTGCGGGGATCGGGCCCGATCGGCATCCAGAAAGATTTGATCCCGATCAAGGATGCCTATCAAAACGACTTCCTCATCGGTAACGCGGTGTCGTCGGCCGATCTGGACGGCGTCAGGCTCGAGCTTCTGAAGATGCACCACAACGCGGTGACGGCCGAAAACACCATGAAGCCGGATTCGCTCCAACCGACGAAGGGAGACTTTACGTTCGACGGGGCGGACGCGATCGTGGATAAAGCGCGCGCCGAAGGGCTAAACGTGCACGGGCACGTGCTCGTCTGGCATCAGCAGACGCCCGCCTGGATGAATACGGCGCAGGATGCCCAAAACAACACGGTTCCTCTCGGACGCGACGAAGCGCTGGGCAATATGCGGACCCATATCCGCACGGTCATGGAGCATTTCGGCAGCAAGGTGATTTCCTGGGACGTCGTCAACGAAGCAATGAATGACAACCCGGCGAACCCATCGGATTGGCAATCGGCTCTGCGCCGTTCCCCTTGGTATCAAGCCGTCGGACCGGACTACGTCGAGCAAGCGTTCTTGGCAGCGAGAGAGGTTCTGAACGATCATCCCGACTGGGATATCAAGCTCTACTACAATGACTATAACGACGACAATCAGAACAAGGCCCAAGCCATCTACAGCATGGTCAAAGCGCTGAACGACAAGTATGCCGAAACGCATCCCGGCAAGAAGCTGATCGACGGAATCGGCATGCAAGGACACTACAACATCAACACGAATCCGGACAACGTGAAGCTGTCGCTCGAGAAGTTCATTTCCCTCGGCGTGGAAGTCAGCGTCTCCGAGCTCGACGTGCAGGCCGGCAGCAACGGCCAGCTGACCGAGAAGCAAGCGGTCGCCCAAGGCTATCTGTACGCGCAGCTGTTCAAGCTTTACAAAGCCCATGCCGACCACATCGCGCGCGTGACGTTCTGGGGACTGAACGACGCGACGAGCTGGCGGGCCGAAAGCAGTCCGCTGCCGTTCGATAAGAACCTGCAGGCCAAACCGGCTTACTACGGTATCCTCGACCCGGATAAATTCATCGCCGAGCATCCGCCCGAGTCGACGCAAGCCAACCAGGCAACGGCCGGGTTCGCGACGCCCGTCGTCGACGGCACGGTCGACGCGGTCTGGAGCCGGACGCCGGAAATGCCGATCAACCGGTACCAGACGGCTTGGCAAGGCGCGGCCGGAACCGCGAAAGCGCTCTGGGACAATCAAAACCTGTACGTGCTGATCCAGGTGAGCGATGCGCAGCTGGATAAGGGCAGCCTCAATCCTTGGGAGCAGGATTCCGTCGAAATCTTCGTGGATCAGAACAATGCCAAGACTTCGTTCTACCAAGACGATGACGGGCAGTACAGGGTGAACTTCGACAACGAGACTTCGTTTAACCCGCCTGCCCTCGCGGACGGTTTCGTATCGGCAACCCATGTCAACGGAATGAACTATACCGTCGAAGTCAAGATTCCGCTCAAGTCGGTCACGCCGGCGAACGGCTTGAAGCTCGGCTTCGACGTGCAGATCAACGACGCCAAAGACGGTGCCCGCCAAAGCGTGGCGGCTTGGAACGACACGACAGGCACCGGTTATATGGACACATCCGTATACGGCGAGCTGACCTTGAAGGCGCCCCCGGCCGCGCCGACCGATCTCACGCTGACCGCGGCAAGCTCCACTTCGATCGCGCTCGATTGGTCCTATGCTTCCGGAGCTCCGGTCACGTTCAGCGTTTTCCGCGCCACGGCAGCCGACGGTCCGTTCACGGAAGCGGCCGCGAACCTGAATGACTCGGCTTTCACGGACACGAACCTGCAGCCGGATACGAAGTACTACTACTATGTGAAGGCTTCCGACGGAACGACGGTTTCGCAGCCGAGCCTGACGGTATCCGGGCGCACGCTTCTTGCTCCGGTCGGTCACCTGGCCGCAGCTGCGCTGAACCATCAGGTCATCCGCTTGGACTGGGATCGAATCCAGCCTGCCGCTGCTTACGCCGTGTATCGCTCTACGGCTGCCGACGGGCCCTACACGAAGATCGCCGATCGCTTGAGCGCCTCCCAGTATGTGGACAATCAACTCGAACCTTCGACGATTTATTATTATAAGGTCGTGGCGATTGCCGGCAACAACCGGTCCGAAGCGGCGAGCGCGCAAGCGGCAACCCCCGCCAAGCCGGGTAAGCCGCAGCGTTAA
- the feoB gene encoding ferrous iron transport protein B, translated as MLTVALTGNPNTGKTSLFNMLTHSYEYVGNWAGVTIEKKVGILNNKQGQLVDLPGIYSLSPLSRDEGVTTLYLLDESPSLLLNVVDASQLERNLHLTIQLLEYGKPVVVALNMVDVAEKRGLDIDIPRLSRQIGVPVVPVIARTGKGCDALLQEALQSSKGGGSNPGGRRLNYGSLLEKAVSKLEAKLPDDLQPKRWLALQFFEGNIPVLQKLRQHVDPAWLQAFYDETEALVQAEAAGKRLPDYVRDRRADIISGWMKDAVRETESSRSTLSEKIDAVVMNKFLGIPVFLAFMYFTFKLTFDWIGTPLSDQLDALLNGPIRNGLSSFLDTAGAAAFIKAVLLDGVVSGVGGVLVFVPQIFMLFLIISFIEDSGYMARIATVMDKLLEGVGLNGKAFIPMIIGFGCNVPGIMAARTIEQPKERLLTILLTPLMSCSARLSVYSLFVGTFFQSHQAIIVLSLYVLGVVVALLLAKLFSSSLAKEEESMFIVEVPPYRIPQWRTLSRSTWEKGKGFVRKAGTFIFGGSVVIWLLGYTGFHGWNVPMNESFLQTIGSFISPVLHPLGFGNWQAGAALLTGFLAKEVVVSTMGIIYAAPTQAGLEGAISHFFTPLQAYSFMVFILLYVPCLATVGVIRNETKSAKWTWFSVGYALIVAYIIAFIIYRGCLLLGFH; from the coding sequence GTGCTGACGGTCGCGTTAACCGGTAACCCGAATACCGGCAAAACTTCGTTGTTTAACATGCTGACCCACTCGTACGAATACGTCGGCAACTGGGCCGGCGTCACGATCGAGAAGAAAGTCGGCATTCTCAATAATAAGCAAGGCCAGCTCGTCGATCTACCCGGGATTTATTCGCTCAGCCCGTTGTCCCGCGACGAAGGGGTCACGACGCTGTACTTGCTGGACGAATCGCCTTCGCTGCTCTTGAACGTCGTCGACGCTTCGCAGCTGGAGCGGAACCTGCATCTGACGATTCAATTGCTGGAATACGGCAAGCCGGTCGTGGTGGCGCTCAACATGGTCGACGTGGCGGAGAAGCGCGGCTTGGACATCGATATCCCGCGGTTATCGCGGCAAATCGGCGTTCCGGTCGTTCCCGTCATCGCTCGCACGGGCAAGGGTTGCGACGCTCTGCTGCAAGAAGCGCTCCAATCGAGCAAGGGCGGCGGTTCAAACCCCGGCGGTCGCCGGTTGAATTACGGATCGCTGCTGGAGAAGGCCGTTTCCAAGCTGGAAGCGAAGCTGCCGGACGATTTGCAGCCCAAGCGGTGGCTGGCCCTGCAATTTTTCGAAGGCAACATTCCGGTCTTGCAAAAGCTTCGCCAGCATGTCGATCCCGCCTGGCTGCAAGCCTTCTACGATGAAACGGAGGCCCTTGTTCAAGCGGAAGCCGCGGGCAAACGGCTGCCGGATTACGTGCGCGACAGACGCGCCGATATCATAAGCGGCTGGATGAAGGACGCAGTACGCGAAACCGAATCTTCGCGCTCCACGCTGTCGGAAAAGATCGACGCGGTCGTCATGAACAAGTTTCTCGGCATTCCGGTATTTCTGGCCTTCATGTATTTCACTTTCAAGCTGACGTTCGACTGGATCGGGACGCCTCTGTCCGATCAGTTAGACGCTCTGCTCAACGGGCCGATCCGGAACGGCCTTTCGTCTTTTCTGGACACGGCGGGGGCCGCGGCGTTCATCAAAGCCGTCCTGCTGGACGGCGTGGTTTCGGGAGTCGGGGGCGTACTCGTCTTCGTGCCCCAAATCTTCATGCTGTTCCTGATCATCTCGTTCATCGAAGATTCCGGATACATGGCGCGTATCGCGACCGTCATGGACAAATTGCTGGAGGGCGTCGGGCTGAACGGCAAAGCTTTCATCCCGATGATCATCGGGTTCGGCTGCAACGTTCCGGGCATCATGGCCGCGCGGACGATCGAGCAGCCGAAGGAACGGCTTCTGACCATTCTGTTGACCCCGCTCATGTCCTGCTCCGCCAGATTGTCCGTATACAGCCTCTTCGTAGGCACGTTCTTTCAATCGCATCAGGCGATTATCGTTTTATCGCTGTACGTGCTCGGCGTGGTCGTCGCGCTTCTCCTGGCCAAGCTTTTTTCCAGCTCGTTAGCCAAGGAAGAGGAATCGATGTTCATCGTCGAGGTGCCGCCTTACCGGATCCCGCAATGGCGCACCTTGTCCCGCAGCACGTGGGAGAAAGGCAAAGGCTTCGTTCGGAAAGCGGGCACGTTCATATTCGGCGGCTCCGTCGTCATCTGGCTGCTCGGCTACACCGGCTTTCACGGGTGGAACGTGCCGATGAACGAAAGCTTCCTGCAGACGATCGGTTCCTTCATCTCTCCCGTCCTGCATCCTCTGGGCTTCGGCAATTGGCAGGCGGGCGCCGCTCTGCTGACGGGCTTTCTGGCCAAAGAGGTCGTCGTGTCCACGATGGGAATCATTTACGCGGCACCCACGCAAGCCGGTTTGGAAGGCGCGATTTCTCATTTCTTTACGCCTCTTCAAGCCTACAGCTTCATGGTGTTTATCCTGCTTTATGTCCCTTGCCTCGCAACGGTCGGCGTTATCCGCAACGAAACGAAATCGGCCAAATGGACCTGGTTTTCCGTGGGATACGCGTTGATCGTCGCCTATATCATTGCGTTCATCATCTATCGCGGCTGTCTTCTCCTGGGCTTTCATTAA
- a CDS encoding ABC transporter permease — protein MSFPFLIWLFIFKYVPIWGWTIAFQDFKPAKKIFDQKWVGWKHFEALFKEDAFFRVLRNTLAMSGINLVLGFVTAILLAIMLNELRHAFFKRLVQTISYMPHFISWVVAASIISTVLSSDGGIINELLMALGLIKEPILWLGVGHYFWGILGASEVWKNVGWNTIVYLAAMTMIDPSQYEAAEMDGAGRFKRIWHITLPGLKPVIIILLIMNVGNILETGFEPQYLLGNGMNLDYSENLDLFVLRYGISMGNFSLAAAAGIFKTVVSFILLFSANGIAKRFGEARLF, from the coding sequence ATGTCGTTTCCCTTCCTGATCTGGCTGTTCATTTTCAAGTACGTCCCGATCTGGGGTTGGACTATCGCGTTTCAGGACTTCAAGCCGGCCAAGAAGATTTTCGACCAGAAGTGGGTAGGCTGGAAGCACTTCGAGGCTTTGTTCAAGGAAGATGCTTTCTTTCGGGTGCTGAGGAATACGCTCGCCATGAGCGGGATCAACCTGGTGCTGGGCTTCGTAACGGCCATCTTGCTGGCCATCATGCTGAACGAGCTGCGCCATGCCTTTTTCAAACGGCTCGTGCAGACGATCAGTTACATGCCGCATTTTATTTCGTGGGTCGTCGCGGCCAGCATCATTTCGACCGTCCTGTCTTCGGACGGCGGCATCATCAACGAATTGCTGATGGCGCTCGGATTGATCAAGGAGCCGATTTTATGGCTGGGTGTCGGCCACTATTTCTGGGGCATTCTCGGAGCATCCGAGGTGTGGAAGAACGTCGGCTGGAATACGATCGTCTACCTCGCGGCCATGACGATGATCGATCCGTCGCAATACGAAGCGGCGGAAATGGACGGAGCCGGCCGGTTTAAGCGGATTTGGCACATCACGCTGCCGGGACTCAAGCCCGTCATCATCATCCTGCTCATCATGAACGTCGGCAACATTCTGGAAACCGGCTTCGAGCCCCAGTACTTGCTGGGCAACGGAATGAATTTGGACTATTCGGAGAACCTCGACCTATTCGTCCTCCGTTACGGGATATCCATGGGGAATTTCTCGCTGGCTGCTGCCGCGGGCATTTTCAAGACCGTGGTGAGCTTCATTCTGTTGTTCTCGGCTAACGGCATCGCCAAACGGTTCGGCGAAGCCAGGCTGTTTTAA
- a CDS encoding S1C family serine protease, whose protein sequence is MAVKPSGRQTGNYLVPIYRKCRRGIVDIQAIRERTEPAFPQSFFDFMPPPERRQEMAAFGTGFVVNRKGWILTSDHVVRDAREIRIGLHNGKKCSAKVVWNDKEHDIALLEVEGSPPLQPLPLGSSRRSEVGEFVLSIGNPLGLENSLSSGVISRKHKSVAVSDKDLDDVIQTDCAINPGSSGGPLINLKGEVIGMNAFMAKNKNGLGFALGIDGIKSRIREYLD, encoded by the coding sequence ATGGCGGTCAAGCCATCCGGACGGCAAACCGGCAATTATCTCGTGCCCATCTATCGGAAGTGCCGCCGCGGAATCGTGGACATCCAGGCGATCAGGGAGAGGACGGAACCGGCGTTTCCGCAATCGTTTTTCGATTTCATGCCCCCGCCGGAAAGGCGGCAGGAGATGGCCGCGTTCGGAACGGGGTTCGTCGTCAACCGCAAAGGTTGGATTCTGACGAGCGACCATGTCGTGAGGGACGCGCGTGAAATCCGGATCGGCCTTCATAACGGCAAGAAGTGTTCGGCCAAGGTCGTTTGGAACGACAAGGAACACGATATCGCGTTGCTTGAGGTGGAAGGCTCCCCGCCGCTCCAACCTCTGCCGTTAGGCTCTTCGCGGAGAAGCGAAGTGGGCGAATTCGTCCTGTCCATCGGAAATCCGCTCGGGTTGGAAAACTCGCTCTCCTCGGGAGTCATCAGCAGAAAACATAAGTCGGTGGCGGTTTCCGACAAGGATCTGGACGACGTCATCCAGACGGATTGCGCCATCAATCCGGGGAGCAGCGGCGGCCCTCTGATCAACTTGAAGGGCGAAGTGATCGGCATGAACGCCTTCATGGCGAAAAACAAAAACGGGCTCGGATTCGCGCTCGGCATCGACGGAATCAAGAGCCGAATCCGGGAATATCTCGACTAA
- a CDS encoding ABC transporter substrate-binding protein: MAKNKWWSIGLALALTGSLIAGCSKATDKTESKPSDSASAPASASASASAEQSQKPLDKVTFTYFNGVAGKKDRNTNETTIGKALEDQTGVNFKMEFLVGDLNTKIGTFIASNEYPDVLVPDAAIDKVIDAGGFIDLAPYIEKYPNLKRVYGPYLKQMTSSDGKIYILPFSTVVGDFVPDPNINQGAFWVQRRVLKEAGYPKIKTLDEYFKLVEDYVNKHKDENLTGFLTLTHDWRFFATSNPPMHLQGYPNDGNVIVDMNTHEAKTYAGTDATKQWLQKLNELNAKGLFDKASFVDNYDQYIAKLASHKVVGFFDYGWQINNAQLNLQDAAKKDPAQDDFVYFPLPVTFDGGKDQYLDPPGFVKNRGLGVTVSAKDPDRIMAFFDTLLKEDNQIMKSWGIKGETYEVDDKGRFYRTKEEITKIDEAFREQFGFKYFDWDWPMYNTNSTLADGNALAPALQPEVFQMNLTDKDKEILGKYGVQTYSEMFSPPDPRPWYPAWGIPKEQGSPQQIWETKKDEVTKKYFPKIVLASPDKFESEWQAYLKEFGKLDTAGYEKWYTEQIKGILDSLK, from the coding sequence GTGGCAAAAAATAAATGGTGGTCGATCGGCCTGGCGCTCGCTCTCACAGGGTCGTTAATCGCAGGTTGTTCCAAAGCGACGGACAAAACGGAGAGCAAGCCGAGCGATTCGGCTAGCGCACCCGCATCGGCGTCCGCATCCGCATCCGCGGAGCAATCCCAGAAACCGCTGGATAAAGTGACGTTCACTTACTTCAACGGCGTCGCGGGGAAAAAAGACAGGAACACGAACGAGACTACGATAGGCAAGGCGTTGGAAGACCAGACCGGCGTGAATTTCAAAATGGAATTCCTCGTCGGCGACCTGAACACCAAAATCGGAACGTTCATCGCCTCCAACGAGTATCCCGACGTGCTGGTGCCGGACGCGGCCATCGATAAAGTCATCGACGCCGGCGGCTTCATCGACCTTGCGCCATATATCGAGAAGTATCCGAATCTCAAACGCGTTTACGGTCCCTATTTGAAACAAATGACCTCTTCCGACGGCAAAATCTACATCCTGCCTTTCTCCACGGTCGTCGGCGACTTCGTTCCGGACCCGAACATCAACCAAGGCGCGTTCTGGGTACAGCGCCGCGTCCTGAAGGAAGCGGGTTACCCGAAAATCAAAACGCTCGACGAATACTTCAAGCTGGTCGAAGATTACGTCAACAAGCATAAAGACGAAAATCTGACGGGCTTCCTGACGCTGACGCACGACTGGAGATTTTTCGCGACCTCCAACCCGCCGATGCATCTGCAGGGATATCCGAACGACGGCAACGTCATCGTCGACATGAACACGCACGAAGCGAAGACGTATGCAGGTACCGACGCTACGAAACAATGGCTGCAGAAGCTGAACGAACTGAACGCGAAGGGCTTGTTCGACAAAGCTTCCTTCGTCGACAACTACGACCAATATATCGCCAAGCTCGCCTCCCATAAAGTCGTCGGATTTTTCGATTACGGCTGGCAGATCAACAACGCGCAGCTTAACCTGCAGGACGCGGCGAAGAAAGATCCTGCCCAGGACGATTTCGTGTACTTCCCGCTGCCGGTCACTTTCGACGGAGGCAAGGACCAGTACCTCGATCCGCCGGGCTTCGTCAAAAACCGCGGTCTGGGCGTCACCGTCAGCGCGAAGGATCCGGACCGCATCATGGCTTTCTTCGATACGCTGCTGAAAGAAGATAACCAGATCATGAAAAGCTGGGGCATCAAGGGCGAAACGTACGAAGTCGACGACAAAGGCCGTTTCTACCGCACGAAGGAAGAAATCACTAAAATCGATGAAGCGTTCCGCGAGCAATTCGGTTTCAAATACTTCGATTGGGATTGGCCGATGTACAACACGAACTCCACGCTCGCGGACGGCAACGCGCTGGCGCCGGCCCTGCAGCCTGAAGTGTTCCAAATGAACTTGACCGACAAAGACAAGGAAATCCTCGGCAAGTACGGCGTGCAGACGTATTCCGAAATGTTCTCGCCTCCGGATCCCCGCCCGTGGTACCCGGCATGGGGCATTCCGAAGGAACAAGGTTCGCCGCAGCAAATCTGGGAAACGAAGAAAGACGAGGTCACCAAGAAGTACTTCCCGAAAATCGTGCTGGCGAGCCCGGACAAATTCGAGTCCGAATGGCAAGCGTACCTGAAAGAGTTCGGCAAACTGGATACCGCCGGTTACGAGAAGTGGTATACGGAACAAATCAAGGGTATTCTTGATTCCCTGAAATAA
- a CDS encoding FeoA family protein, whose product MTLLEASFGSQVKVTGLDRVHTLVRRRLGDLGVMEGTVISLRKAMPFGGPCTIEVKGQWIAIRRKDAGHIFVEAVC is encoded by the coding sequence ATGACTTTACTGGAAGCGAGTTTCGGTTCCCAAGTGAAAGTGACGGGACTGGACCGGGTGCATACCCTCGTCCGCCGGCGGCTCGGGGATCTCGGCGTCATGGAAGGAACCGTCATTTCCCTTCGCAAAGCCATGCCGTTCGGGGGCCCTTGCACGATCGAAGTCAAAGGGCAATGGATCGCGATTCGGCGCAAAGACGCGGGTCACATCTTCGTGGAGGCCGTGTGCTGA
- a CDS encoding carbohydrate ABC transporter permease, whose protein sequence is MEKTQKLYGRFRSPGDRIFDTVNAILLLLLVVVTLYPFVNMLAVSVNDANDSIKGGIYLWPRVFSWSNYAYVFREATIFHAAWISILRTVIGTVITVFCSAMVAYTISRQDFVLRKFVSIAFVLTMYFNGGLIPNYLLIRELGMLNNFWVYIIPGIIGVFNLIIIRSFIEGLPESILESSRIDGAGEFTTFIKIVLPLTVPVLATVALFTAVWQWNSWFDVFLYNSRELNLSTLQYELMKILQNSNASTSATDGFATSQNGGNFVTPTSIRATMTIVASLPIIIVYPFLQKYFVKGMTLGGVKG, encoded by the coding sequence ATGGAAAAAACGCAAAAGCTGTACGGCCGGTTCCGTTCTCCGGGAGACCGCATTTTCGATACGGTCAACGCGATTTTATTGCTCCTGTTGGTCGTCGTCACTTTATATCCGTTCGTCAACATGCTGGCGGTTTCCGTGAACGATGCCAACGATTCGATCAAGGGCGGCATTTATTTATGGCCGAGAGTGTTCAGTTGGAGCAATTACGCTTATGTATTCCGGGAAGCGACGATCTTCCACGCCGCTTGGATTTCCATCCTGCGGACCGTCATCGGCACCGTGATTACCGTTTTCTGCTCGGCCATGGTCGCCTATACGATCAGCCGGCAGGATTTCGTGCTCCGCAAATTCGTCTCCATCGCTTTCGTGCTCACGATGTACTTCAACGGAGGACTCATTCCGAACTACCTGCTCATCCGGGAGCTCGGCATGCTGAATAACTTCTGGGTTTACATCATTCCGGGCATCATCGGCGTGTTCAACCTGATCATTATCCGTTCGTTCATTGAAGGATTGCCCGAAAGCATCTTGGAATCGTCCAGGATTGACGGAGCGGGGGAATTCACGACGTTCATCAAAATCGTGCTGCCGCTCACGGTGCCGGTGCTCGCGACCGTCGCCTTGTTTACGGCCGTCTGGCAATGGAACTCCTGGTTCGACGTTTTCCTGTACAATTCCAGGGAACTTAACCTGAGCACGCTGCAATATGAACTCATGAAGATTCTCCAGAACTCCAATGCATCCACGTCGGCGACCGACGGCTTCGCTACGTCCCAGAACGGGGGCAATTTCGTGACGCCGACCTCGATCAGGGCCACGATGACCATCGTCGCCAGCTTGCCGATCATCATCGTGTATCCGTTCTTGCAAAAATACTTCGTCAAAGGCATGACGCTCGGCGGGGTGAAAGGTTAA
- a CDS encoding nucleoside hydrolase, which translates to MTQRKIIIDADTGIDDAFAILYGLKSEKADIVGITTVFGNISVELATENTLRILKLAGRENEIPVSRGASKPISRELQGYSTHVHGQNGIGEVELPLSSQRPIEEAADDFILRMADELNGELVLVTLGRLTNVALALRKDPRLAGKIKHLYVMGGAVQAPGNVTPVAEANIWGDPEAAELVVRSGMPITLVGLDVTMKTLLHQSQLDSLKRTCKPENRGIVDFIDGMMRFYFGFYREFNGFRDYAPMHDPLALLIALEPGIVRTQTMHLSVECTGELCVGMTVADLRRKPRVGTPVQVCVEVQAAQAVELLLAAFD; encoded by the coding sequence ATGACGCAACGGAAAATCATCATCGACGCGGACACCGGGATCGACGACGCTTTCGCGATCCTGTACGGCCTGAAATCGGAAAAGGCGGACATCGTGGGGATCACCACCGTTTTCGGCAACATTTCCGTGGAACTGGCAACCGAGAATACGCTCCGGATCCTCAAGCTGGCTGGGCGGGAGAATGAAATTCCCGTCAGCCGTGGCGCATCGAAGCCGATTTCACGCGAATTGCAAGGCTACTCGACGCACGTGCACGGACAGAACGGCATCGGCGAGGTCGAGCTGCCTCTATCCTCCCAACGTCCGATCGAGGAAGCCGCGGACGATTTCATCCTCCGCATGGCCGACGAGCTGAACGGCGAATTGGTTCTCGTCACGCTCGGGCGGCTGACGAACGTAGCGCTGGCTCTGCGGAAGGATCCCCGGCTCGCGGGCAAGATCAAACACCTCTATGTCATGGGTGGCGCGGTTCAAGCGCCGGGCAACGTGACGCCGGTCGCCGAAGCGAATATTTGGGGAGATCCCGAGGCCGCGGAACTCGTCGTCCGGTCGGGCATGCCGATCACGCTCGTCGGCTTGGACGTGACCATGAAGACGCTGCTGCATCAATCGCAGCTGGATTCGCTGAAGCGGACCTGCAAGCCCGAGAATCGCGGCATCGTCGACTTCATCGACGGGATGATGCGGTTTTATTTCGGCTTCTATCGAGAGTTCAACGGGTTCCGCGATTACGCGCCTATGCATGATCCCTTGGCCCTGCTGATCGCCCTGGAGCCGGGAATCGTGCGTACTCAGACGATGCATCTATCGGTGGAATGCACAGGCGAGCTTTGCGTCGGCATGACCGTGGCGGATCTGAGGCGCAAGCCCCGCGTCGGAACGCCGGTGCAGGTATGCGTGGAGGTTCAAGCAGCGCAAGCGGTGGAGTTACTCCTGGCGGCATTCGATTAA